A genomic region of Synechococcus sp. NOUM97013 contains the following coding sequences:
- a CDS encoding 2-isopropylmalate synthase, whose protein sequence is MAHDPGRVLIFDTTLRDGEQSPGASLNLEEKLAIAQQLARLGVDVIEAGFPFASPGDFAAVQRIAQQVGGENGPVICGLARASRGDIKACADAVAPAPRRRIHTFIATSDIHLEHKLRKSRKEVLAIVPDMVAYARSLVDDVEFSCEDAGRSDPEFLYEVIEAAIGAGASTINIPDTVGYTTPSEFGALIAGIDQHVPNIADAVLSVHGHNDLGLAVANFLEAVKNGARQLECTINGIGERAGNAALEELVMALHVRRRYFNPFFGREEDSPTPLTAVRTEEITKTSRLVSNLTGMVVQPNKAIVGANAFAHESGIHQDGVLKNRLTYEIVDARTVGLTDNRISLGKLSGRSAVRARLEELGYNLSREDLDDAFARFKDLADRKREITDRDLEAIVSEQVQQPEARYQLKLVQVSCGSSLSPTATVTLADEDGEEQTMASIGTGPVDAVCRALNALAGEPNELVEFSVKSVTEGIDAMGEVTIRLRRDGELYSGHSADTDVVVAAAQAFVNALNRLVAAAAQPALHPQRDAAPLDSSPAR, encoded by the coding sequence CTCAGAGATGGTGAGCAATCTCCTGGAGCCAGCCTCAATCTCGAGGAAAAGCTGGCGATTGCTCAACAGCTGGCTCGGCTCGGCGTGGATGTGATCGAGGCTGGTTTTCCTTTCGCAAGCCCCGGGGATTTTGCCGCTGTGCAACGCATCGCCCAGCAGGTGGGTGGCGAAAACGGTCCGGTGATCTGCGGACTGGCGCGGGCATCCCGGGGGGATATCAAGGCCTGCGCGGATGCTGTTGCGCCTGCGCCCCGCAGGAGGATCCACACTTTCATCGCCACTAGCGACATCCACCTTGAGCACAAGCTGCGCAAGAGCCGCAAGGAGGTGCTTGCCATCGTTCCCGACATGGTGGCCTACGCCCGCTCCCTGGTGGATGACGTCGAGTTCTCCTGTGAGGACGCAGGCCGCAGTGATCCTGAGTTTTTGTATGAGGTGATTGAGGCTGCGATTGGAGCGGGTGCCAGCACCATCAATATTCCCGACACCGTCGGCTACACCACCCCGAGCGAATTCGGTGCACTGATCGCTGGCATTGATCAGCATGTACCGAACATTGCCGATGCGGTGTTGTCCGTCCATGGACACAACGACCTGGGGTTGGCGGTGGCCAACTTCCTCGAGGCGGTAAAAAATGGTGCGCGTCAGCTCGAATGCACGATCAACGGCATCGGTGAGCGGGCTGGCAATGCGGCACTGGAAGAGCTGGTGATGGCGCTTCATGTGCGCCGCCGCTACTTCAACCCTTTCTTTGGGCGCGAAGAGGATTCACCGACGCCGCTCACAGCGGTACGTACCGAAGAGATCACCAAAACCTCCCGTCTGGTGTCCAATCTCACCGGAATGGTGGTGCAGCCCAACAAGGCCATCGTTGGTGCCAATGCTTTCGCCCATGAATCCGGCATCCATCAGGACGGCGTTCTCAAGAACCGCCTCACTTATGAGATTGTCGACGCACGCACCGTCGGATTGACCGACAACAGGATCTCCCTGGGCAAGCTCAGCGGTCGCAGTGCCGTGCGTGCCCGTCTAGAGGAGCTGGGTTACAACCTCAGCCGAGAGGATCTCGATGATGCGTTCGCGCGATTCAAGGATCTGGCCGATCGCAAGCGGGAGATCACTGATCGTGATCTGGAAGCGATCGTTAGCGAGCAGGTGCAGCAGCCGGAAGCCCGCTATCAGCTCAAGTTGGTGCAGGTGAGCTGCGGGAGCAGCCTCAGCCCCACCGCCACCGTCACCCTGGCGGATGAAGACGGAGAAGAGCAGACCATGGCCTCTATCGGCACAGGACCCGTGGATGCCGTTTGCCGTGCGCTCAATGCCTTGGCGGGTGAACCCAATGAATTGGTCGAGTTTTCGGTCAAGTCCGTGACCGAAGGCATTGATGCCATGGGTGAAGTCACCATCCGCCTGCGACGCGATGGGGAGCTGTATTCCGGCCATTCCGCTGACACCGATGTGGTGGTAGCGGCGGCTCAGGCCTTCGTGAATGCCCTCAATCGTCTTGTCGCAGCGGCGGCCCAGCCGGCACTTCATCCTCAGCGGGATGCGGCGCCGCTGGATTCGAGCCCAGCCCGTTGA
- a CDS encoding MTH1187 family thiamine-binding protein has translation MNVSVDLCLVPLGVGVSLAPYVAICQEVIESSGLEHQLGPDGTAIEGEWDAVFACVKACHERLHAEGVPRLHASLRVNTRVDRVQSFRDKVDSVRRLAP, from the coding sequence ATGAACGTGAGTGTTGATCTCTGTTTGGTGCCGCTTGGGGTCGGTGTGTCTTTGGCTCCGTATGTGGCGATCTGTCAGGAGGTGATCGAGTCCTCGGGGCTCGAGCATCAATTGGGGCCGGATGGAACCGCCATCGAGGGCGAATGGGATGCCGTTTTCGCCTGCGTGAAGGCCTGCCATGAGCGTCTCCATGCCGAGGGGGTGCCGCGTTTGCATGCGTCGTTGAGGGTGAACACCCGGGTCGATCGCGTCCAGTCTTTCCGCGACAAGGTGGACAGCGTGCGCCGATTGGCGCCCTGA
- a CDS encoding signal protein, giving the protein MRQRLWLILPAAGFPLLIVLFVVLWQAVQRQNLVLQELIERVEVLEGFDRVEQKTSQQLIEQQLGALQSRQRRLQGKILDLESWRSGSRERERRLLERLNPSPFIRPDGLQAPPEPSITP; this is encoded by the coding sequence ATGCGTCAACGCCTCTGGCTCATCCTTCCCGCCGCAGGATTCCCACTGCTGATTGTGTTGTTTGTGGTGCTCTGGCAAGCCGTTCAACGTCAGAATTTGGTGCTGCAGGAGCTCATCGAACGCGTCGAAGTTCTGGAAGGGTTTGACCGCGTAGAGCAAAAAACCAGTCAGCAGCTGATCGAACAGCAATTGGGCGCCCTGCAATCCCGGCAACGGCGACTGCAGGGGAAGATCCTGGACCTTGAAAGCTGGCGCAGCGGGTCACGGGAACGCGAACGGAGGCTGCTGGAGCGATTGAACCCAAGCCCCTTCATTCGTCCGGATGGCCTGCAGGCGCCGCCGGAGCCCAGCATCACCCCTTGA
- a CDS encoding RluA family pseudouridine synthase, giving the protein MGELSGIPLVLCHPRFLVVQKPAGLLSQPGLGADQQDSLITRLQRCCQQLSLVHRLDRDTSGLLVVARDPDSLRDLSALFAARRVQKLYLADVVGTVDKQRGCQDQPLARLERHPPRYGPHPDGKPCRTLWRQRARLAGTTRLWLRPLTGRSHQLRAHLAAMGTPIVDDPIYGLSGGGSPGPMRLHALALSLPNLDGPGRVRVRAQLPGWAQAENRRLAGIG; this is encoded by the coding sequence ATGGGTGAGCTCTCTGGCATTCCGCTGGTGCTTTGCCATCCACGCTTTCTTGTGGTGCAGAAACCTGCAGGTTTGCTCAGTCAGCCAGGACTCGGGGCCGATCAGCAGGATTCGCTGATCACGCGGCTTCAGCGCTGCTGCCAGCAGCTTTCTCTGGTGCACCGGCTGGATCGCGACACCTCCGGGCTGTTAGTGGTGGCCCGCGACCCAGACAGCCTGCGTGATCTGAGTGCTCTCTTTGCGGCCCGTCGGGTGCAGAAGCTGTACTTAGCTGATGTGGTGGGAACGGTTGATAAGCAGCGGGGTTGCCAGGATCAACCCCTGGCCCGGCTGGAGAGGCATCCACCGCGTTACGGCCCGCATCCCGATGGCAAGCCTTGTCGCACGCTTTGGCGTCAGCGCGCTCGGTTGGCAGGAACAACGCGCCTTTGGCTGCGCCCGCTCACCGGCCGTTCGCATCAGCTGCGGGCCCATCTCGCTGCGATGGGAACACCGATTGTTGACGATCCCATCTACGGCCTCTCCGGCGGAGGCAGTCCGGGGCCGATGCGGTTGCACGCGCTGGCGTTGAGTTTGCCGAATCTCGACGGCCCGGGTCGTGTGCGGGTCAGGGCGCAACTCCCCGGTTGGGCTCAGGCAGAGAATCGTCGCTTGGCAGGAATCGGATAA
- a CDS encoding carbohydrate ABC transporter permease, which translates to MQASPGRAGVRPGALLQLLLLILLALAVLVPLLWLVSTSLKGPAEDIFTSPPALLPVQPSLEAYFRLFQDNPLGRYLLNSAIVSLVAVVANLLFCSLAAYPLARMRFAGRGLVLGLVVATILIPFQVVMIPLYLLMVQLGLRNTLLALVIPQAATAFGLYLLRQSFLGVPVELEEAARMDGCSKLGEWWNVMIPAARADLITLAMFVFIGTWSDFLWPLVILDDPQLFTLPLGLQQLASSFSLDWRIVAAGSVVSILPVLLLFILLQRFILPSASGDAVKG; encoded by the coding sequence ATGCAGGCGTCCCCAGGTCGTGCCGGCGTTCGTCCCGGTGCTCTGCTTCAGCTTCTGCTGCTGATCCTTCTGGCGCTGGCCGTTCTGGTGCCCCTGCTCTGGTTGGTGAGCACGTCACTCAAAGGACCGGCGGAGGACATCTTTACGAGTCCTCCGGCGCTGCTTCCCGTCCAGCCAAGTCTTGAGGCCTACTTTCGCCTGTTCCAGGACAATCCCCTGGGGCGTTATCTGCTCAACAGCGCGATCGTGAGCCTGGTAGCGGTGGTGGCCAACCTGCTCTTCTGTTCGTTGGCGGCGTACCCCCTCGCGCGCATGCGCTTCGCTGGTCGTGGCCTGGTACTTGGGTTGGTAGTCGCCACGATCCTGATCCCCTTCCAGGTGGTGATGATCCCGCTTTACCTGCTCATGGTTCAGCTGGGACTGCGCAACACGTTGCTGGCTCTGGTGATCCCGCAGGCCGCGACTGCTTTTGGGCTGTATCTCCTGCGTCAGAGCTTTCTTGGGGTGCCTGTGGAGCTGGAGGAGGCGGCCCGGATGGATGGTTGCAGCAAGCTCGGCGAGTGGTGGAACGTGATGATTCCGGCTGCGCGAGCCGACCTGATCACCCTGGCGATGTTTGTGTTTATCGGCACCTGGAGTGATTTCCTCTGGCCGCTGGTGATCCTCGATGATCCACAACTGTTCACCCTGCCCTTGGGGCTTCAGCAGTTGGCCAGTAGTTTTTCCCTCGATTGGCGCATCGTTGCCGCCGGCTCGGTGGTCTCGATTCTTCCCGTGCTGCTGCTGTTCATTCTTTTGCAGCGTTTCATCCTGCCCAGTGCCAGCGGTGATGCCGTCAAGGGGTGA
- a CDS encoding 2Fe-2S iron-sulfur cluster-binding protein: MATFTITLEGGKGFTCADDQYILDAAEEQGIDLPYSCRAGACSTCAGKVTAGSVDQTDQSFLDDEQMGNGFALLCVSYPLSDCTIKAEVEDEL, translated from the coding sequence ATGGCTACTTTCACCATCACCCTCGAGGGCGGCAAAGGTTTTACCTGCGCAGATGACCAATACATTTTGGATGCAGCAGAAGAACAAGGAATTGATCTTCCTTATTCTTGCCGTGCTGGCGCCTGCAGCACTTGTGCTGGAAAAGTGACCGCTGGAAGTGTCGATCAGACTGACCAGAGCTTTCTGGATGATGAACAGATGGGCAATGGATTTGCCCTGTTGTGTGTGAGCTATCCGCTGTCAGATTGCACCATCAAGGCCGAGGTCGAAGACGAGCTCTGA
- a CDS encoding Nif11-like leader peptide family natural product precursor, giving the protein MSLQDLDALLQRRKDEPELAQRLAEPLSLDNLIALGRERGLVITEEDVFLAQQREESSVSSSELQQRMADESRRLRHFIPG; this is encoded by the coding sequence ATGTCTCTTCAGGATCTCGATGCCCTGCTGCAACGGCGAAAGGATGAGCCTGAACTGGCGCAACGTTTGGCGGAACCCCTGTCTTTGGACAACCTGATCGCGCTCGGACGTGAGCGTGGCCTCGTGATTACCGAGGAGGATGTTTTCCTGGCGCAGCAGCGAGAAGAGTCGTCGGTGTCCTCTTCCGAGTTGCAGCAACGCATGGCTGATGAGTCCAGACGCTTGCGCCATTTCATTCCTGGCTGA